The following coding sequences are from one Cercospora beticola chromosome 4, complete sequence window:
- a CDS encoding uncharacterized protein (antiSMASH:Cluster_8~SMCOG1042:O-methyltransferase) — protein sequence MALNAAQADELRRLAAEVNDAVEARIRGEAGAVEKIRRTTQSVQLAGMGAFEYWGNQLWQPLKSICLVMAQEIGVLPKLNAHAGPVDAASIAKSVSSDELLISRLMRVLTSVGVGREVAPNTYEANVISEIAGSEGGQAGIKYLNELLFSVAARIVPYMREHGFKQFPTRPQEMDPTQFTFDGRMMWDYLKDTPEMKNSFDTLMRENRKGNKPWFTIFPFAQEVGAACKSTEEVLLVDVGGNRGADILDFHKANPDLAGRLVLQDLPETIANVDRSTMDGIDLQPYDFFTPQPVKGAKAYFWRWILHDWDDDSIRKFLGNTIQAMDSDSRLLIEEFVLPDTGADVKTSHLDIMMMLYHSGMERTLSQWRELLTSCGVDIVKVWTRPDTDSSVLECRRSK from the exons ATGGCATTGAATGCAGCACAAGCCGACGAGTTGCGCCGACTGGCTGCAGAAGTCAACGATGCTGTCGAGGCGCGCATCCGAGGTGAAGCTGGTGCGGTCGAGAAAATCCGAAGGACTACGCAGAGCGTGCAGCTGGCGGGCATGGGTGCGTTCGAGTACTGGGGCAATCAATTGTGGCAGCCGTTGAAGAGCATTTGCTTGGTGATGGCTCAAGAGATTGGCGTACTGCCTAAACTCAATGCTCATGCTGGGCCTGTCGATGCTGCCAGTATCGCCAAGAGCGTCAGCTCAGACGAGCTCCTGATCT CCCGTCTGATGCGAGTGCTTACTTCTGTTGGCGTCGGCCGTGAAGTAGCACCAAACACGTATGAAGCAAATGTTATCAGCGAAATCGCGGGCAGCGAAGGTGGCCAGGCCGGGATCAAGTATCTCAATGAGTTACTCTTCTCGGTTGCAGCTCGTATAGTGCCGTACATGCGTGAGCATGGGTTCAAACAGTTTCCAACACGTCCACAAGAAATGGATCCGACGCAATTCACCTTCGATGGCCGGATGATGTGGGACTATCTCAAAGACACTCCAGAGATGAAGAACTCTTTCGACACCCTGATGAGGGAGAATCGAAAGGGGAACAAGCCTTGGTTCACCATCTTCCCTTTTGCGCAGGAAGTTGGAGCTGCCTGCAAGAGCACGGAAGAAGTCCTGCTAGTCGATGTCGGCGGCAATCGTGGAGCTGACATACTGGATTTCCACAAGGCCAACCCTGACCTCGCCGGTCGTCTGGTACTTCAAGACCTTCCCGAGACCATTGCGAACGTGGACAGGTCAACAATGGACGGCATTGACTTGCAGCCTTATGACTTCTTTACACCACAGCCGGTAAAAGGCGCCAAAGCCTATTTCTGGCGCTGGATCTTGCACGATTGGGATGATGACTCAATCCGCAAGTTCCTTGGCAACACGATACAGGCCATGGACTCCGACAGCCGTCTTCTGATTGAGGAGTTCGTTCTTCCGGACACTGGGGCCGATGTGAAGACCAGCCACCTGGACATTATGATGATGCTGTATCATTCTGGCATGGAACGCACCCTCAGCCAGTGGAGGGAGCTCCTCACGAGCTGTGGCGTAGACATTGTCAAAGTCTGGACACGTCCTGACACCGATTCCAGTGTTTTGGAGTGCAGGCGTTCCAAGTGA
- a CDS encoding uncharacterized protein (SMCOG1005:Drug resistance transporter, EmrB/QacA~antiSMASH:Cluster_8) has product MGALHDEEKSVQSFSNDSYTYTADSRGSISETIQHGQQDGSETVQNGQQDGNSRPACFKSTTQEIFFVLSATMAIAMSSLLQGSVTVTSSSIGSDLDMSTAEITWITAANSLSAGAFLLLFAKLADLFGRRLLFVVSLLLFSIFALGAGFANEGITLDILNGVLGLFNASAVPAAQGLLSLSYPTSSKRRNYAFACFAAGNPLGFAFGAIFGGVAATIFNWRASFWLIAIVFFVFTIIGAITIPRDPEAKKELNRDTLKHFDLVGVFCVVFGIGMFSASLSLGDTAPQGWTTNYVLALLILGALLLVAFVLWDIWIGDEYALVPMSIWKDRDFTLALSILSLGFLAFTPGTFFYALYLQNIWEFSPIMVAVHLLPMFIVGLVANTVAGLILHRVSNKLLMLIGAACYTIAFLLLALNRRSSSYWAFAFPAQVLIVIAADVQFNVCNMLVMTSLPKSHQSVAGGIFQTAVRLTAVVGFGVATAVFNAVEANPRLSGFWDEETQPYTAVFWVSMAHSALSMCLVPFLTLGTQGGDEKDSVITADESSSQMKS; this is encoded by the coding sequence ATGGGGGCCCTTCACGATGAAGAGAAGTCCGTTCAATCTTTTTCCAACGACAGTTACACGTATACAGCAGACAGTCGAGGTTCAATATCAGAGACTATTCAACATGGCCAGCAGGATGGATCTGAGACTGTTCAAAATGGCCAACAAGACGGCAACAGTCGACCGGCATGCTTCAAGTCCACGACACAAGAGATCTTCTTCGTGCTGTCCGCGACCATGGCAATTGCAATGTCGTCGCTACTCCAAGGCTCCGTGACAGTCACCTCATCTTCGATAGGAAGCGATCTGGACATGAGCACAGCAGAAATCACATGGATCACAGCAGCAAATTCGCTCAGCGCAGGCGCCTTTCTACTACTCTTCGCCAAACTAGCAGACCTTTTCGGCCGACGACTTCTCTTTGTCGTGTCTCTGTTACTATTCTCCATCTTCGCTCTTGGCGCTGGTTTCGCGAATGAGGGCATCACACTCGATATTTTAAATGGTGTCCTAGGACTCTTCAACGCCAGCGCAGTTCCTGCAGCACAAGGTCTGCTGAGCTTGTCGTATCCCACCTCGAGCAAAAGGCGCAACTATGCCTTTGCTTGCTTCGCAGCAGGAAACCCTCTAGGCTTCGCCTTCGGAGCGATCTTTGGCGGCGTGGCGGCGACAATTTTCAACTGGCGAGCGTCCTTCTGGCTCATCGCTATCGTCTTCTTTGTCTTTACAATCATTGGCGCGATTACGATTCCGCGAGATCCAGAGGCCAAGAAGGAACTGAACAGGGACACTTTGAAGCACTTTGATCTCGTGGGCGTCTTTTGCGTGGTCTTCGGCATTGGCATGTTCAGCGCATCTCTGAGTCTCGGCGATACTGCGCCGCAGGGCTGGACGACCAACTATGTCCTTGCTCTGCTCATCCTCGGAGCACTCCTTCTCGTTGCCTTTGTTCTCTGGGACATCTGGATTGGAGACGAATATGCACTCGTACCCATGAGCATCTGGAAGGACCGAGATTTCACGTTAGCACTCTCAATCCTCTCCCTTGGCTTCCTGGCCTTCACACCGGGAACGTTCTTCTACGCCCTCTACCTGCAAAATATCTGGGAATTCTCGCCTATTATGGTCGCCGTCCATCTACTACCCATGTTCATTGTTGGCCTCGTTGCCAATACCGTCGCCGGCCTCATCCTACATCGCGTCTCGAACAAGCTTCTCATGCTGATTGGCGCGGCCTGCTATACAATCGCCTTCCTGCTCCTGGCCTTGAACCGAAGATCCAGCAGCTACTGGGCATTCGCATTCCCAGCAcaagtcctcatcgtcatcgccgCAGACGTACAGTTCAATGTCTGCAACATGCTTGTCATGACAAGCTTACCAAAATCTCATCAAAGCGTCGCAGGAGGCATCTTCCAGACTGCTGTACGATTGACAGCTGTCGTCGGTTTCGGCGTCGCAACTGCTGTTTTCAACGCCGTCGAGGCTAACCCACGACTATCTGGATTCTGGGACGAAGAGACACAACCCTATACAGCTGTATTCTGGGTCTCGATGGCACACTCCGCACTCAGCATGTGTTTGGTGCCTTTTCTCACTTTAGGAACTCAAGGCGGAGACGAGAAGGATAGCGTGATCACTGCCGACGAATCGTCCAGCCAGATGAAGAGCTGA
- a CDS encoding uncharacterized protein (antiSMASH:Cluster_8) → MRTTLTVEDANKLMAEALAIQEQHDLPACGTSRKSSIRPDTSDEDGTRRLSVRPEAHYATASNYSRSRRSLSVVAEDPSLLFARALKDHQQSKDLFRSQSKRKENEEQRLSADVITPDPSAALPQPLEQNTYQSPYHHRRRTTIHTTLPSWTRFPSHTRALRSASATDPGIIIRDFADPSFRRNATANISQFPQQTYRETLKHFAKNCASVAKYYATRLTSPEGYRGVNRRTSVSVAKGGVREPELEMISLSPGPVSSGVGEGDEEGGGGMEVGREEHRLLLERVERELSEEDEEKVDGNRWQGKGKEKVKGKSRAMGMKLDLSRARGGTGLMRADSGFEGLEGARPGTPFVVEKAGFDWGNEFGGGGEKKEKRSGTFEFSFQQSSRRQQDGVGPKTAGGQVSSDDDEEQAP, encoded by the exons ATGCG CACCACACTGACAGTCGAAGATGCGAACAAACTCATGGCCGAAGCGCTTGCCATTCAGGAGCAGCATGATCTGCCCGCTTGTGGCACAAGCAGAAAGTCGAGCATCAGACCAGACACGTCCGATGAAGACGGAACAAGACGCCTCAGCGTTCGTCCTGAAGCCCATTATGCTACCGCGTCAAACTACAGCCGCTCGAGGAGATCATTGAGTGTGGTCGCGGAGGACCCAAGCCTTCTTTTCGCAAGAGCTTTGAAGGATCATCAGCAGAGTAAAGACTTGTTTCGATCCCAAAGCAAGCGGAAAGAGAACGAAGAGCAGAGACTG TCTGCAGACGTGATCACTCCTGACCCAAGCGCTGCTCTTCCGCAGCCACTCGAACAGAACACCTACCAATCGCCCTACCACCACAGACGCCGCACAACAATCCACACGACCCTCCCCTCCTGGACCCGCTTCCCCTCCCACACCCGCGCTCTccgctccgcctccgccaccgACCCCGGAATCATCATTCGAGACTTCGCAGACCCTTCTTTTCGCCGCAATGCTACAGCCAATATCTCGCAATTCCCTCAACAAACCTATCGCGAGACTCTGAAACATTTTGCGAAGAATTGTGCTTCTGTTGCGAAGTATTATGCTACAAGGTTGACAAGTCCTGAGGGGTATCGAGGTGTTAATCGGAGAACGAGCGTTAGTGTGGCGAAAGGTGGGGTGAGAGAGCCGGAGTTGGAGATGATTTCGCTGAGTCCGGGGCCGGTGAGTAGTGGGGTTGGGGAGGGGGACGAggagggtggtggtgggatgGAAGTGGGGAGGGAGGAACATCGGTTGTTGTTGGAGAGGGTGGAGAGGGAGTTgagtgaggaggatgaggagaaaGTTGATGGGAACAGGTGGCAAGGTAAAGGGAAGGAGAAAGTGAAAGGGAAAAGTAGGGCGATGGGGATGAAGTTGGATCTTTCGAGGGCGAGGGGTGGGACGGGCTTAATGAGGGCTGATAGTGGGTTTGAGGGTCTGGAGGGGGCGAGGCCGGGGACGCCATTTGTTGTGGAGAAGGCAGGGTTCGATTGGGGAAATGAGTTCGGCGGTGgaggggagaagaaggagaagaggagtggaACATTTGAGTTCTCCTTTCAGCAGAGTAGTCGGAGGCAACAGGATGGCGTAGGACCGAAAACGGCGGGCGGGCAGGTCAGtagtgatgatgacgaggaacAGGCGCCTTGA